From the genome of Leishmania braziliensis MHOM/BR/75/M2904 WGS CADA00000000 data, contig 101, whole genome shotgun sequence, one region includes:
- a CDS encoding amastin-like protein, which yields MEFTVTLLLYAIFQFIAFLFVLVATPLDMFRVKELGRFGSTPCLTLWGGKENCNDLKSDTSYHELWSFCLERFSRFRLAQVFAVISIFVYGSAALLGFIVVFCCICLRWVCLALNITGAVTVCVVWVLMVFDYYNAEGLCPAINTRFNFASGFALLLAAWCLDIINIVFLLIPCQPMDPSKENTQW from the coding sequence ATGGAGTTCACCGTCACCCTTCTGCTCTACGCGATCTTCCAGTTCATCGCGTTCCTCTTTGTGCTCGTGGCCACGCCCCTAGACATGTTTCGCGTGAAGGAGTTGGGTAGATTTGGCAGCACGCCTTGCCTGACACTGTGGGGCGGGAAGGAGAACTGCAACGACTTAAAGAGCGACACCAGCTATCACGAATTGTGGTCCTTCTGCCTCGAGCGCTTTTCTAGGTTTCGCTTGGCTCAGGTGTTCGCTGTCATCTCCATCTTCGTGTACGGCTCGGCGGCCCTCCTCGGTTTCATTGTGGTGTTCTGCTGCATTTGCCTCCGCTGGGTCTGCCTGGCACTCAACATCACTGGAGCTGTCACGGTGTGCGTCGTGTGGGTGCTCATGGTGTTTGACTACTACAACGCCGAGGGCCTTTGCCCGGCCATCAACACCCGCTTTAACTTCGCCTCCGGCTTCGCGCTGTTGTTGGCGGCCTGGTGCCTGGACATCATCAACATAGTGTTTTTGCTGATCCCGTGCCAGCCCATGGACCCGAGTAAGGAAAACACGCAGTGGTAG